The Branchiostoma lanceolatum isolate klBraLanc5 chromosome 3, klBraLanc5.hap2, whole genome shotgun sequence DNA segment CCAGAAGAGACTGAAGGCGAATGGCAGGGGGACAGCAGTGATGGAGATATACCTACTGGTCCCATTAAGAACTTCAGCATGGCGATAAAGGCTGTGAATGAGATGAAACTGTTCTGTTTGAATGAAGGTCTGGGGTCTGAAATGTTCACTCTCTACGAACTAGAAAATCGCTTCATCTCCTTGTGGATGAAAAGACAGACAACGTCTACGGCGATATAGACCTGGATGACTTATAGAACAGGTGACTAGGACAATGCTTGAAATGTCGGTGTTATTTTTTCTATATGCTATATTGTACATAGTAGTTTCAACTTAATACTGTATGTAGTTTTGAAGCACTGTCACAGAACGCAATGTGCATGCGCAAGGCTTCTGGTGCTCCGTCTGGCTGGTGAACTGCTTGTATTTATTAATAATCGgtggcaaagtcaactgtcaacaaaGTACTTCAATTGGAATGTATTGTCAGGCATATCGAAGAGTTATGTTCGAGTTATGATAAAATCTATCACGGTATCTTTTGGATGTTGGTTCTTTTCCGATACAACTATATGGAAACTGTATAGAGAATATCATCTTTTAATATATACGGGAACTAAACCTTATACGCTCTAATGCAGATACGTTCCCGGTACGTGCTTAGTTTTAATACCCTTGTATGTGACCACGTTACTTAAATGAACGGGGATGTAAACGAGTAGTTGTAACGTCCCATGGCTCTTTGTATATAAAGGTTTCTGgtgatatatatacatgtgctGTTTTCCAGTTATATGTTTCAAGTGGAGTTCTGTCATTAAAGTATCAATACACATGGACTGCATTGTCGCTCTTAAAGTCGCACCAATGTATTCGAAACTCATGAACTGAAAGAATTCAAAAGTTTCCTAGACATCCCAAAATACCATAGCCGCAAAATTTCACAAGAGTTCGGATTTCTCTGCTTAGAATATTCAAAGTTTctaatatgtcttgtttaattgtagttcagACAGGACAGCATTCCATGGCCTGGAATGCTGCCTTGTCAGATAAATTAACGACTAGTTCGACCACCTCTAGACTTCCTGCAACTATCGCCTCGTGATCGTGGCGAGAATAAATGAGACgaagcaatttttttctaaaagttttTTAGATTTCGGTCGAAgagatccaacaaatacattttggcagtgtaaaactgaaatgcatcaggcactggtattttcaacattagaTTGTGATCATACACATTGTATAAgcacaaatacatttgtaaactgaacaaagaagtacaatgttttgtaCACATTCTTTCATCAACACATTTTTCTAATCTCAGGGAACACAAAACGTGGCCAGAATGACTAAGTGGTCAATTATCAAGGTTTGATTATTCTCAAACTTTGTTGTACATGAGACTGATAACAACGTGCGCAGCCGTCAGTCCCATAGCTGAGTGGGTAGGAACAGTCTGAGCTGCAGCGCCTGGTCTGGATCCAGATTAGGGAAGAAGCGCAGTCCCGTCAGTAGCTCGATATCTCTCACTCGGGCAACGTGTGTCTCCATTAGGCTATCCGAGTCCTGTAAGGAGAAAGTTTAGATCAGCAGCCAGCAGAAACATAACTCGTATAATaggaaaaaagaaagagaaagcgTTCTCGAAAATCCATATTTGGTCCTTTTTCTTCGTTGGCGCACTATTTCAAACACAGCAACTTTTTTCGGCAAAAATATCAGGTCTCTACATATGGCGCACATAAACCATGCACGCTTTAGCTAGCTGTATTTGTCAGGGCCTAATACGTAGACGAGAATGAATACCTGGCAGCCCCGTTCCGCGGACAAGTATCTCTCTCTGTGTGGCAAAATAAAGGAAATGACGTCGACTTTTCCTCCCTGGCAGGCGGAAGTGATGTTGCCACCGCCCAAACATCTCGTGACGATCTTGTAATAGTGAGTGGGGATGGGTGCTGGGATATTGGGTAGAAATCTAGGGAAGAAATACAGGAGTTGGTGCGTAACAAAACCACGTGAAATGAAACAttgagaattttttttgttatctatgtagaaaaatatcaaacagaTGCTGACTGTGTGCCGTTGGTTCCCGGTTCGTCCCTTGTACCATCCACGTTCCAGTCAAAGATGGGTCCGGATATGACGTTCACGCCGCTGTAAGTTCCCGCCCAACGCGAAATCTTCTCCTCTGCCGGACGCCACAGGACTGATGGCAAACAACATGGCGGATAAAGTGtcactgtccatggtactgaaacaggATCTACTGGCATAAACATCCAAACAAGTACACTGCATTTATGTGCAAAATGGATAACGttacaaatgtgttttctgtcaaGCGCTAGCTTGGAGTGAAACTCCAATTGGTTGGTTGGAGCTGCAATACTTAACCACAACATTACCACATAAACGCTACTTCTTCGCGTAGTATTTCGCACTTAGAGGCGTCCTTACACACACTGATCATGTTAGAACAATGCCTTGGTATCGTCAGTACAAAGATTCGCATACTTGCTGAGAAGCTCCTGTGTTGGGGAACCATGTTACTCGTCACCAGGGCAGTCATCCAGCTGCTCTCGTCCCCAGACTTTTGGTCTGCGAGGATAAGACGAAGCAAAAGACCGTGGCATTTTACTTAAGGGCAATAAGGATACATCAAATACCTTGAAAGATTTGGCTTTCTACAGGCTTTACCAATGCTATACTGTTTCCGCGTCACACCTGTACTGTTTTACTGATCGATTCCTACCTTAGAAATACGCAATGTGAAACGACTCCACGTCACGACTTACACGGTGAGTACAGATATCCGATGTCCAGGTCACCGAACTCAGTACAGTTTAAGGAATCGGTAGAAGGGACTCTGACGTCATGCCGCCGACATAATGACGTCACAGCTGCCGATGACATGTGTGTGTCCTAGCGGTGGAAAGTTACCCATCACGCAAAACAATCAGCACATTCTCCACGGTAATACCCGTAATTGATATATAAGAGTCTAGACGTGAACTTCAAGAAATAATGCACATTCCtttgacatatatgtatatgtcctATTTTCCATTAACATGAGCTTCACTCGTCGACTTGTAGTTAGATTGATTCTTGATATGAACGTTACCTCAGACAGAGTGGTAGCAGACCAAAGCGGCATGAATGTGTCCCTGCTGTAGGCGGCTACATAATCCTTCTGTGTAAGATGACAGTACCCCGTAGGAAAGGTGACAGAAGGTGCGCCGAATGGGAGATGTTGCGACTGATACATGGACTCTGAAAAACGAAGGTATGATGAAAGGTTAGGATCTGTTGTTTGGGTATTTCGCGATGACTTACATGGAACCTCAAAAAGCAATTCGTTTGGACACGTGTAATGTTTGAATGACTTACCCTGAGCAGCGGCCAAGTTTAGTTCACGGTCAAAGTCTTCGACTGTTGCAGAATTCTGTGGGGAACGGCCAGGTAAACAAATCAAAGTATCAAATCAAACGAATCAAACGAAGAAAAAGCATCTGTGGGTTTGATTGAGTTGAAACCAAGGTTAAAGCTCGCATGACGATCCTTACAGCGAATCCTGAGCAGGATGACCCAGGTGCTGATATACAGTCCTGGTTCTGTGAAGCAACAGCGGTGTAGTCCGCGGGAAAGGGGCAGGACCCGGCTGCAGCGGGCGGGGCCTCAGACGGTACAGGCCGGGGCTGCAGCAGGATATGGTTCAGGCTGCCGCGTGTACCGTTGTTCGGGGCCGGAGTCACTCCAACCAGATCTTTGTCGCAACAAATGGATGGTGTCAGCCATGTTTCTCGATAAGAACGCTTATGTTATTTCAATTTCATACCCTGGTTTCTTAAGCGACAGGTATTTGGCACATACAAGACGATAAATTTGTTTGTGCTACCGTGATATTTCGATGCCTTGCTGAGGCCGGACACGACAAAGGTTTCGAAATAGTTTGAAAGTTAAAAGAGATATGCATGCAAGTGATGAAACTATCTCTGGTTTTGTCAACCTTTCATCTTCATGTGATGATATAGAAGAGCCAGATCCTCACCTGCCATAAGGTCGTACAGTTCGATGTTTTGGAAAGGCTGcgattttgtgttttgtttgaagGCAGGGCCGTGCGCGACAAACAGGGCCTACGAGAAAGAAGAAGTTGTACAGTTTTTAGCAGTCGttatcaaaaatcataaatcGTAAAGCAATGATACAGTAAACTAAGCAAAGTACCTACATGCATGCTACGGTACTCGTTGTCGTACCCGTGTGCCCCACCATCGCAGAATGCACTGGCATAGTTGTCTTCGGCACTCCTGTAAGATATACCAGTGGATATATCAGCATTTACCTTTAGCAAGGTGTCATCGATAAGTCACAATGATAAGTCAGTATGAAAATACTTTTCATTTGGGATATCCATATACAATATATTACCGATTTTTACTCAATTTAATCAAATTAATGTCGTACGACTTTTCACGGTATTACTGTGCACTGCAACACCACCACTACAAGTTCCTAAGGGCGCCCTCACGTTCATCGTACGATCGACGCACGATCACAAACTGAGGACGTCGACATTCTTGGGATAGCCGTGCATGTgtggtacaaaattcagctgtcttgttaccgaaAAGATCTTTGTCGGTGGTTGTTTCTGTCACAACCCGAGCTGCTTGAAAATTGTATGACATCAAAaccgtacgacgaatgtgaccgcgccgttaGAACTACCGCTCCCCGTGAAAGGGTGGTGATGATATGAGAGAAGGTGCGCCATACCTGGCCACGAGCCAGTTGTCTACCACACTGATAACGACGTCTTCTATCCGGCGGTTGTTGACGAAGTGGAACCGTTTGGGAAGGTCTTGTTTGTTGTAAACAGTCATGTGGGGACTTGCACACTAGAGAAAAGGATGTCCCGTTACGTATAGGAAATGCATGCGTAGGGTCTGCATAGGGTGCGTATCAtgttgttttacaaaacacacgtcGCGTAATTCACCACAAGTAGAATTCTGCAAAAAGTCTGCTGTATCCATTGATACATAACTTATTGGGAAATAACACTCTCTTCTGGAGTTTAGGGCCCCTTTAATGAAAGTAGATTGCATGTGGATTGGACGGACACCTCACCGTTAAACTGTCTGCAACTGCAACAGGATCGACTGAAATGAAGAACAAaattgtaatgttttacatCGCAGCTAGTTTGACATGTAAAGAACTACTTGTAATCCCGACAATTGTGCATAATTAACGTTTCTACTCGGTCGTTGAGTCCCACAAACCTGTGCTtctcttttatttatttctactGTTTAGAAAAAGGATGCTGATTTTTTATTTACATTCTTACTtacttccttccttctttctctcatttccttccttcctctctCATTGCCCTTATTTTTCTCAATAGTGAGTAAAGATGAAACGTAGTTGAAACTCACACGTATTTTCTGTATCGGGCCGAAAAGGCCGGATCCTTCCCACTGATCCTGAGTAGATGTACATCCCGCTTGTGTCAGTCAGCTGAAGAAGAGGTAATTATAAAACTGTAACAAACCTGTCAGTCATTAGTTTATGTGGTACAGATGTAGTCATGTagtacacaacaaaagtacagcgacttccgtaaggtcttctacaacaaaacatgcaaacaacaacaatgggatacaaaataattcaccttagtacaagtataacaagtatatgaatacttcaacatgtcaagtttaaactatcacttacactactagttctaagatctaaacattctttgatatatttacctatttgtacacagtaataTAACTACCACGACCTATGCCCCGATTTGTAATTAGTGTAGTTAGGTACCGTGGGAGGTGCGACTTGCATAATGAGCCGCGTAAATTCTACATCTTCTAGGTTATTTCCTCTAAAGTGTGATACTAGTAAGACGCCGATGCAAGAGACGCTCGACCGATTTATGCCAGTGattgatgtgtgttttgtttcaaattagTAATTGTAACAATTCGTATGCAAATGTGACGCGTTAGTAAACAGAGTCATCAAAAGACAAAGCAACTTGCGGAGCGAGTTTACAGACAACTTTGTACAAGGCAGTATAAAGAGAAATAGTTTGATCTGATTTCCAGTCCTGTATTCGACACGACACGACACGATGGCAACAAGATCGAACGTGAAGAGGAAATGTTTGATGCTGAGCCAGAGAATCCAGGTCATCGAAGAGTACGAGAAGGGCGGCAGAAGTTCGCGGAGTCTCGCGAAGGAGTTCGGTGTGGGGAAGACTCAGATCGAGAACATCAtcaagagaaagagagagcacCTGGACGACTTCGCCAACAACACGCCAGAAACCCAGAAGAGAAGGCGCTACACGGGGTATGAGGAAATCAACGAGTTGTGCTGGGAATTCTACTGTGACAGAACATCCCAGGGTAAGTCCACTAACGGACCGATGCTACAAGGAGCAGCGCTGACATTCGCCAAAGACCTGGGTGTGACTGGCTTCAAGGCATCAAACGGGTGGCTGGAGAGTTTCAGGAAGCGTCATAATATCAGCACAATCGGAAAGTCGAGCGGCAATTATCGGGAAGACAAGGCGGTGATCCGGAGACGTGGGCAGGAGGTTTCCAGTACCACAGATGGACAAGTACACACAGCCCTGGACCTTTCTATTGACAACAGTCGTAACGAGAATTCAGAGAGCCAAGACAGCTGCCAACTAGACAATGCGTTGTTAGGAAACCTGGAGCAGAATGGGCCCGGTTTTACAAGTCGACACGCAACCCCGGACATGTTTAACGTTACCAGCAGTAACACAGAGAGCCCGGCAACATCTCACTCGACTAACGAGAGAGAGGATGGCGACACACACGCCGCAACACTACCTGTCATGGTGAAAGAAGAACCAGAAGAGAGCGAAGGCCAATGGCAAGAGGACAACTGTGATGGAGATATACCTACTGGTCCTATTAAGAACTTCAGCATGGCGATAAAGGCTGTGAATGAGGTGAAACTGTTCTGTTTGAATGAAGGTCTGGGATCTGAAATGTTCACTCTCTACGAACTAGAAAATCGATTCATCTCCTTGTGGATGAACAAAAGGACAGGGAAATAGAGCGACTTCTTTGaaaaagtatgaccaaaaacaatTCTTAATATGTTTTCCACCGTAGATTTGttatattgtaacgttacataatttcAACTCCACATAAAAATAGTTTTTATACTTTTGTCTGTGACCATGTAACTTCTTAATACCCTTTGCTTCtctgtatataatgtattttggtaatatatacatgtactactttcCAGTTGCACGTTTCAAGTTTAGTGGATGAATTAAAGCTATATCAAAATGAAGTCGCTTTTTCCTTCCTTAGACCACCCCTTCCTAAAGTCGCACCCACGTGTCCGTAACTGAACCAACGAAGTTCCTGGACGACCCGATCAAGTTACCATAACCGCTACAATTAACACAGGTTCGAAGATTTTACGCCTCTCCAAAATAGTCAAAGTTTCTCGTTTGTCTTTTTTGATTGTAGTTCATCAATTATTTAAATAATATTTGATATAACATCACAtcacatgtgtccattgatgaCTTCCTGTTACTCTACGGCGAGCGTGACTAGCATATAgaaaatatactagtataactgcgaaaacacagacGGACAGACCAAAAACGATACCTGTCTGATAAACCACTAGGTAGACcgcctctgaactctacttcccaTCACTTCCACAAGTCTATCCTTTGTGGTGacaccatcttcccactcacttccggacacacaccaacattAACAAACAGACCGAAAAGATTCCGTACACGGAGCAAGAAGGTATCAGTGGAACGTATGCAAATATGTTGTGCTCAAATACGATCTTGGTCACTTGTACTTGCCTTGTCACATAAGATCACTTTAAATCACAAATTTCCCTCAAAGTTGTAAACAACATATTATTCATCGTACCTTGTCAAGTCGGACAACTCTATCGCAGCTTGTCTCCGCCATCCCTATgacacacacaacaacaaataaaacagtTAAATGCACAATAGACTAGAAACGCGTTTTAGCGTaatttttgtctggaaaaattGTAAGTAGGTGACACAATTTGAGGAGTGAACATGACATTTCCTGGTCTGAGCTCGAGTATGACGTGATTCAGGAGAGGAAACGGGGATGACCCCATGTTTTGTGTCTGTACCATGATCTGCCACTGTGATAATGTTGATGCAGCCCAGAAGGTCTCTCTCCGCCAGCCCGTCCATGAGCTGTGCCATGGTGCAGTCAATCTCCTCAAGAGACTCCCTTATCTGTCATGGGAGGGAGAAAATAACTTTGGAGCAGAAGTTTGTCAAGTAGGGATGTTTATCAACCAAAACGCGTAATCCGATGGCATGACGTCGTcactaaaataaaaaataaaataaaaatttatACTGATTTTGACCAGTGATAACACATCCATTAGGTTAAATCCTCGTTTTTCTGCAAGTTAGCCTTAAGCTTTTGTTTGAATATTTACCATAACATTTTTGaaattaatacatgtataaatgttttATACTTCTTTTGAGTTGGGTCCATATATGTGCCCTGTCGTGTCCACCTGCGAGAAGTACAGCGTCAGGAAGGACGGCCTGGGGATGTTGGAGAGAAATGCGCATGTTGCCAGGTAATATCACCGTTACGTTGTACATCACTGCCTTACAAACATTTAAAGACTGGTAAAAAGTCACACCAAGGGTTCTAATGAGTAAAGAGAAATACGCAGT contains these protein-coding regions:
- the LOC136430874 gene encoding venom phosphodiesterase-like, with translation MASDKDKPTKTALRKGLIAGLIVVSLLCLLLGLGLGLGLRKSGDKGFQCPRGAWLEEPCISTDGPRCPAGYSEPPVLLISIDGFKAEYLLRNITPTIGRMARCGVHAPYMYSQFPTVTFPNHYTIVTGLYGESNGITENNMYDPVFNTSFCLGCNESFVPAWWGGEPLWNTVKKQGKRSGTFFWPGSDVKVEGMYPDYYRRYDGSVAYEDRVNQILKWLELPENERPSFLTLYFSQVDTTGHIYGPNSKEIRESLEEIDCTMAQLMDGLAERDLLGCINIITVADHGMAETSCDRVVRLDKLTDTSGMYIYSGSVGRIRPFRPDTENTFDPVAVADSLTCASPHMTVYNKQDLPKRFHFVNNRRIEDVVISVVDNWLVARSAEDNYASAFCDGGAHGYDNEYRSMHALFVAHGPAFKQNTKSQPFQNIELYDLMADLVGVTPAPNNGTRGSLNHILLQPRPVPSEAPPAAAGSCPFPADYTAVASQNQDCISAPGSSCSGFANSATVEDFDRELNLAAAQESMYQSQHLPFGAPSVTFPTGYCHLTQKDYVAAYSRDTFMPLWSATTLSEDTHMSSAAVTSLCRRHDVRVPSTDSLNCTEFGDLDIGYLYSPYQKSGDESSWMTALVTSNMVPQHRSFSAILWRPAEEKISRWAGTYSGVNVISGPIFDWNVDGTRDEPGTNGTQFLPNIPAPIPTHYYKIVTRCLGGGNITSACQGGKVDVISFILPHRERYLSAERGCQDSDSLMETHVARVRDIELLTGLRFFPNLDPDQALQLRLFLPTQLWD